One Sulfurirhabdus autotrophica DNA window includes the following coding sequences:
- the nuoG gene encoding NADH-quinone oxidoreductase subunit NuoG, with product MLNIEIDGKQVSVPSGSTIMDAANQVGVYIPHFCYHKKLTIAANCRMCLVQVEKAAKPLPACATPATDGMKVFTKSDSALKAQKGVMEFLLINHPLDCPICDQGGECQLQDLAVGYGASKSRYEEEKRVVSNKNLGPLVATDMTRCIHCTRCVRFGQEIAGIMEMGQVGRGEHSEIMPFVESTINSELSGNIIDLCPVGALTSKPFRYTARTWELSRRKSVSPHDGLGSNLIVHVKQNRVMRVLPAENEEINECWISDKDRFSYEGLNSEDRLTVPMIKRGGEWRECEWQEALEYVANGLTRIKQDFGADQIGALAIPHSTLEELYLLQKLMRGLGSGNVDHRLLQSDFSADGQLQGAPWLGQSIASLEELDRVLVIGSTLRKDHPLIALRLRKAVKHGAELNIVNPVDEDLLTQVANKAIVSPVAMVNMLAQILKALAEIKSIDIPSALKQQVDSVTVSDSAQAIASSLAQGERRAVLLGNLAQHHPRYAELSGIAQTIAEMAGAQFGVLGEAANSVGAYVAGAVPMYGSMGETAKTGLNAAAMLEKPLNAYILLGAEMELDSYNPQQAIQAMQSADLVVAMSAYKHGAMDYADVMLPIAPFSETSGTFINTAGRVQSFHGVVKPLGETRPAWKILRVLANLLNLKEFEYDSTEMVRAEMLGKGDEAIQARLNNLQQNISVQSVDVPPVSNLQRVGEIPVYQADPVVRRAESLQRTQDAAAPEAFMHGDLLQKLQISEGGMAMVRQKSGQATLRAMRDDQLPGDCVRIAGAHALTASLGELLGEIEVEKA from the coding sequence ATGTTAAACATTGAAATAGACGGCAAGCAGGTATCTGTTCCAAGTGGTAGTACCATTATGGATGCAGCTAACCAGGTGGGTGTGTACATTCCCCATTTTTGCTATCACAAAAAGTTAACGATCGCTGCCAACTGCCGCATGTGCCTGGTTCAGGTAGAAAAAGCAGCAAAGCCTTTGCCTGCTTGTGCAACACCTGCAACGGACGGGATGAAAGTTTTTACAAAATCAGATTCTGCTCTCAAAGCGCAAAAAGGCGTAATGGAGTTTCTTCTGATCAACCACCCTCTGGATTGTCCTATCTGTGACCAAGGTGGTGAGTGCCAGTTGCAGGATCTGGCAGTAGGTTATGGTGCCAGTAAATCCCGTTACGAAGAAGAAAAACGCGTAGTCTCAAACAAGAATTTAGGGCCGCTTGTAGCGACGGATATGACCCGGTGTATTCATTGCACACGGTGTGTACGTTTTGGCCAGGAAATCGCCGGCATAATGGAAATGGGGCAGGTGGGACGCGGCGAGCATTCAGAAATTATGCCCTTTGTTGAAAGCACCATTAATTCCGAATTATCCGGTAATATTATTGATCTGTGTCCTGTTGGTGCTTTGACCAGCAAACCATTCCGTTATACCGCCCGCACATGGGAGCTATCCCGTCGCAAATCAGTCAGCCCTCATGACGGGCTTGGCAGTAACCTGATTGTGCATGTGAAGCAAAATCGTGTCATGCGTGTTTTGCCTGCTGAAAACGAAGAAATTAACGAGTGCTGGATTTCGGATAAAGATCGCTTCTCCTATGAAGGTTTAAATTCTGAAGACCGTTTAACTGTTCCCATGATCAAACGTGGTGGCGAATGGCGTGAATGCGAATGGCAGGAAGCATTGGAGTATGTCGCCAATGGTTTGACGCGCATCAAGCAGGATTTTGGCGCTGATCAGATTGGTGCTTTAGCAATCCCCCACAGCACACTTGAAGAGCTATATCTATTACAAAAACTGATGCGCGGTCTGGGTAGTGGGAATGTGGATCATCGTTTACTGCAGTCAGATTTTAGTGCTGATGGACAGTTACAAGGTGCGCCATGGCTGGGGCAAAGTATTGCCTCTTTGGAAGAGCTGGATCGTGTATTGGTAATTGGCAGCACGCTACGGAAAGATCACCCGTTGATTGCCTTGCGTTTACGTAAAGCGGTAAAACATGGCGCGGAACTGAACATTGTTAATCCGGTTGATGAAGATTTATTGACGCAAGTTGCCAACAAAGCGATAGTTTCACCGGTTGCTATGGTAAACATGCTTGCACAAATTCTTAAAGCGCTTGCTGAAATTAAATCAATCGATATTCCTTCTGCATTGAAGCAGCAAGTGGATTCGGTCACTGTTTCTGATTCTGCGCAAGCCATTGCCTCCAGCCTTGCTCAAGGCGAGCGCAGGGCTGTACTGTTGGGTAATTTGGCTCAACATCATCCCCGTTATGCAGAACTCTCAGGCATTGCTCAGACGATTGCAGAAATGGCTGGTGCCCAGTTTGGCGTTCTGGGTGAAGCTGCAAATAGTGTTGGGGCTTATGTCGCCGGGGCGGTGCCTATGTATGGATCAATGGGTGAAACTGCAAAAACCGGTTTGAATGCTGCCGCTATGCTTGAAAAGCCGCTGAATGCGTATATTTTGCTTGGCGCAGAAATGGAACTGGATAGCTATAACCCTCAGCAGGCAATACAGGCAATGCAATCGGCTGATTTGGTTGTTGCCATGAGCGCCTACAAACATGGCGCGATGGACTATGCTGATGTGATGCTGCCAATTGCTCCTTTTTCCGAGACATCAGGTACCTTTATTAATACGGCAGGTCGTGTTCAAAGTTTTCATGGTGTAGTGAAACCACTTGGTGAAACCAGGCCTGCTTGGAAAATTTTGCGTGTTTTGGCAAACCTGCTGAATTTAAAAGAATTTGAGTATGACAGTACTGAGATGGTGCGTGCTGAAATGCTCGGAAAGGGTGATGAAGCCATTCAGGCCAGGCTGAATAACTTGCAACAAAACATTTCGGTGCAGTCTGTGGATGTACCTCCAGTCAGTAATCTGCAACGGGTGGGTGAAATCCCTGTTTATCAAGCTGATCCGGTAGTACGTCGGGCAGAGTCGCTACAACGCACCCAAGACGCTGCTGCACCTGAAGCATTTATGCATGGTGATCTATTGCAGAAGTTGCAAATATCAGAAGGCGGTATGGCGATGGTTCGCCAAAAGTCAGGCCAGGCAACCCTCAGAGCTATGCGCGATGATCAATTACCTGGTGATTGCGTTCGTATTGCTGGTGCACATGCTTTAACAGCGAGTTTGGGTGAGCTGTTGGGTGAGATTGAAGTAGAGAAGGCATAA
- the nuoF gene encoding NADH-quinone oxidoreductase subunit NuoF, whose product MNEVIFNTQHLDKPWTLETYRSSGGYEMLKKVVTEKVPSEEIISEVKKSALRGRGGAGFPTGLKWSFMPRHFDGDKYLVCNSDEGEPGTFKDRDILLLNPHVLIEGMAIAAYTMNVKVGYNYIHGEIFEAYDRFEAALEEARAAGFLGDNLFGTDFSFNLHAHHGYGAYICGEETALLESIEGKKGQPRFKPPFPASYGLYGKPTTINNTETFACIPYIIRHGGQQFLELGKPNNGGTKIFSVSGHVNKPGNYEVPMGTPFSELLEMAGGMRGGRKLKACIPGGSSVPVVPGDIMMDVTMDYDAIAKAGSSLGAGSVIIMDDTVCMVKALERLSYFYYEESCGQCTPCREGTGWLYRIVHRIEHGKGKLEDLDLLVDVSNNIGGRTICALGDAAATPVKSFIKHFREEFEYHIKHGKCMV is encoded by the coding sequence ATGAATGAAGTGATTTTTAACACCCAGCATTTAGATAAGCCATGGACACTCGAAACCTATCGCAGCTCTGGTGGGTACGAAATGCTGAAAAAAGTGGTTACGGAAAAAGTGCCATCGGAAGAAATTATCAGTGAAGTCAAAAAGTCAGCTCTGCGCGGGCGTGGTGGCGCCGGTTTTCCAACCGGGTTGAAGTGGAGCTTCATGCCTCGCCATTTTGACGGTGATAAGTATCTTGTTTGTAATTCTGATGAAGGTGAGCCAGGGACTTTCAAAGACCGAGATATTTTGCTTTTAAATCCTCATGTACTGATTGAGGGAATGGCTATTGCTGCCTATACGATGAATGTTAAGGTAGGTTACAACTATATTCATGGCGAAATTTTCGAAGCATACGATCGTTTTGAAGCTGCGCTGGAAGAAGCCAGGGCGGCGGGGTTTTTGGGCGACAACCTGTTCGGCACCGATTTTAGCTTCAATCTGCATGCCCACCATGGGTATGGAGCTTATATTTGTGGTGAAGAAACAGCCTTGCTGGAGTCTATCGAAGGTAAAAAGGGACAGCCACGTTTTAAGCCACCATTTCCGGCTAGTTATGGACTTTACGGAAAGCCAACTACGATTAATAACACTGAAACATTTGCCTGTATTCCCTACATTATTCGGCATGGCGGCCAGCAATTTCTGGAATTGGGTAAACCAAACAACGGTGGTACAAAAATATTCTCTGTATCCGGACACGTTAACAAACCGGGTAATTATGAGGTTCCAATGGGAACACCATTCAGTGAGTTACTTGAAATGGCTGGCGGAATGCGAGGCGGTCGCAAACTTAAAGCCTGTATTCCGGGTGGCTCGTCTGTGCCTGTAGTGCCTGGCGATATCATGATGGATGTCACTATGGATTACGATGCTATTGCAAAGGCCGGTTCCTCTTTGGGGGCCGGTTCGGTCATCATCATGGATGATACGGTTTGCATGGTGAAAGCGCTGGAAAGATTATCGTATTTTTATTACGAGGAATCTTGCGGTCAATGTACGCCCTGTCGTGAAGGGACCGGTTGGCTGTACAGGATTGTTCATCGTATTGAACATGGAAAAGGCAAACTGGAAGATCTGGATTTGCTGGTAGACGTTTCAAACAATATTGGTGGCCGAACCATTTGTGCTTTGGGGGATGCGGCAGCAACGCCGGTCAAAAGCTTCATCAAGCATTTTCGGGAAGAATTTGAATATCACATCAAGCACGGCAAGTGCATGGTGTAA
- the nuoE gene encoding NADH-quinone oxidoreductase subunit NuoE gives MLTSDSLAQIDKEIAKYPADQKQSAVMSALRIAQIEKRWLSTELMDFIAHYLGMPAIAVYEVASFYNMYEMHPVGHHKITVCTNLSCTLVGALDIVEHLKKKLGIQIGETTDDGKFTLRESECMGACGDAPLCTLNNHKMLSYLTPEKIDQILAELE, from the coding sequence ATGCTGACATCCGATTCTCTCGCACAAATTGATAAAGAAATTGCTAAATATCCGGCGGATCAAAAACAATCTGCTGTAATGTCTGCGTTGCGGATTGCGCAGATTGAAAAGCGTTGGCTTTCTACTGAACTGATGGATTTTATAGCACACTATCTGGGCATGCCGGCTATTGCAGTATATGAAGTCGCGAGCTTCTATAATATGTATGAAATGCACCCCGTTGGTCATCACAAAATCACGGTATGTACCAATCTTTCCTGTACATTGGTCGGTGCGCTGGATATTGTTGAACATTTAAAAAAGAAGCTGGGGATTCAGATTGGGGAAACGACAGATGATGGCAAATTTACTCTACGTGAATCCGAATGCATGGGCGCATGTGGAGATGCCCCATTGTGCACGCTCAACAATCATAAAATGCTCAGTTATTTGACTCCAGAAAAGATCGATCAGATTTTAGCGGAGCTGGAATAG
- a CDS encoding NADH-quinone oxidoreductase subunit D: MAEIKNYTLNFGPQHPAAHGVLRLVLELDGEVIERADPHIGLLHRATEKLAEHKTYIQSVPYMDRLDYVSMMCNEHAYVMAIEKLMQIDVPIRAQYIRVMFDEITRLLNHLLWLGAHGLDIGAMTVFLYAFREREDLMDCYEAVSGARMHAAYYRPGGVYRDLPDTMPQYQASKIHNAAAIKDMNTNRQGSLLDFIDDFTKRFPKYVDDYETLLTDNRIWKQRTVGIGVVSPERAKALGFTGPMLRGSGVEWDLRKKQPYEVYDQLDFDIPVGVNGDCYDRYLVRMEEMRQSNHIIKQCVDWLRINPGPVMSDNHKVAPPSRVDMKQNMEELIHHFKLFTEGMHVPAGEAYAAVEHPKGEFGIYLVSDGSNKPYRLKIRAPGYPHLAALDEMARGHMIADVVAIIGTQDIVFGEIDR, translated from the coding sequence GTGGCTGAGATTAAAAACTACACTTTGAATTTTGGTCCACAGCATCCTGCAGCCCATGGTGTTTTGCGTTTGGTGCTGGAACTGGATGGTGAAGTGATTGAACGTGCTGACCCACATATTGGGCTGTTACATCGTGCTACTGAAAAGTTAGCTGAACACAAGACCTATATTCAGTCAGTGCCTTATATGGATCGGCTTGATTACGTTTCAATGATGTGCAATGAGCACGCCTATGTCATGGCGATCGAAAAGCTGATGCAAATTGATGTGCCAATTCGCGCTCAGTATATCCGTGTGATGTTCGATGAAATTACCCGTTTATTGAATCATTTGTTGTGGCTTGGTGCCCATGGGCTGGATATTGGCGCCATGACGGTATTTTTGTACGCCTTTCGAGAACGCGAAGACCTGATGGACTGTTACGAGGCGGTTTCCGGTGCTCGTATGCATGCAGCTTATTATCGGCCGGGTGGTGTATACCGTGATTTGCCTGACACGATGCCACAATATCAGGCATCGAAAATCCACAATGCCGCTGCAATCAAAGATATGAATACGAACCGTCAGGGATCGTTACTGGATTTTATTGATGATTTCACCAAACGTTTCCCGAAGTATGTGGATGATTACGAAACCCTCTTGACGGATAACCGGATTTGGAAGCAACGTACGGTTGGAATCGGAGTGGTATCGCCTGAACGCGCTAAGGCATTGGGTTTCACCGGGCCAATGTTGCGTGGCTCTGGAGTGGAATGGGATTTGCGCAAGAAGCAGCCCTATGAAGTTTATGATCAGCTGGATTTTGATATTCCAGTGGGTGTTAATGGTGATTGTTATGATCGCTATCTAGTGCGTATGGAAGAAATGCGCCAATCCAACCATATTATCAAGCAGTGTGTTGACTGGTTGCGTATTAATCCCGGACCAGTGATGTCTGATAACCATAAGGTTGCGCCACCTTCACGTGTAGACATGAAGCAGAATATGGAAGAGTTAATCCATCATTTCAAACTGTTTACCGAAGGGATGCATGTGCCGGCAGGTGAAGCGTATGCGGCTGTCGAACATCCGAAAGGAGAGTTCGGTATCTATTTGGTATCTGATGGATCAAATAAGCCTTATCGTTTGAAAATTCGCGCGCCTGGTTATCCTCACCTGGCCGCATTGGATGAAATGGCTCGTGGTCATATGATTGCAGACGTTGTCGCAATTATTGGTACACAAGATATTGTTTTTGGTGAAATTGACCGTTGA
- a CDS encoding NADH-quinone oxidoreductase subunit C, with amino-acid sequence MSSKLETLSLCLKSALGDKLTSLTERLGELTVVVSANDLLSVAETLRDHQDLHFEELIDLCGMDYLDYGDGLWEGKRFAVVYHLLSVSLNHRLRLRVFAPEDDFPLIGSVNEIWPSANWFEREAFDLFGIVFDGHPDLRRILTDYGFVGHPFRKDFPLSGNVEMRYDPDQQRVIYQPVSIEPREVTPRIIREENYGG; translated from the coding sequence ATGAGTTCCAAGTTGGAAACACTCTCGCTTTGCCTGAAAAGTGCTTTGGGCGACAAGTTGACGAGCCTCACCGAACGGCTTGGCGAATTGACAGTTGTCGTTTCGGCAAATGACTTGTTATCTGTTGCTGAAACCCTGCGTGATCACCAAGACTTGCATTTTGAAGAGTTAATTGATCTGTGTGGAATGGATTATCTGGATTATGGTGATGGCTTATGGGAAGGTAAACGCTTTGCAGTGGTATACCATCTGCTGTCGGTCAGTCTGAACCATCGATTGAGATTACGTGTTTTTGCCCCAGAGGATGACTTCCCGCTCATTGGCTCAGTCAATGAAATCTGGCCCTCAGCTAACTGGTTTGAACGAGAAGCTTTTGATTTGTTTGGAATTGTCTTTGACGGCCATCCGGATTTGCGTCGTATTCTGACTGATTATGGCTTTGTTGGACATCCTTTCCGTAAGGACTTCCCGTTAAGTGGCAACGTAGAAATGCGTTACGACCCAGATCAGCAGCGAGTGATTTATCAGCCAGTGTCAATCGAGCCGCGTGAAGTCACACCGCGCATCATCCGTGAGGAGAATTACGGTGGCTGA
- a CDS encoding NuoB/complex I 20 kDa subunit family protein — MGIEGVLEQGFVTTSADKLINWTRTGSLWPMTFGLACCAVEMMQAGASRYDLDRFGIVFRASPRQSDVMIVAGTLCNKMAPALRKVYDQMAEPRWVISMGSCANGGGYYHYSYSVVRGCDRIVPVDVYVPGCPPTAEALLYGIIQLQNKIKRTNTIAR, encoded by the coding sequence ATGGGAATAGAAGGTGTATTGGAACAAGGCTTCGTCACTACGTCTGCAGATAAACTGATTAACTGGACGCGCACTGGATCGTTGTGGCCAATGACTTTTGGTCTGGCGTGCTGCGCTGTTGAAATGATGCAGGCAGGTGCTTCGCGATATGATCTGGATCGTTTCGGGATAGTGTTTCGTGCTAGCCCGCGTCAATCAGATGTGATGATTGTAGCTGGTACGTTGTGCAATAAGATGGCCCCAGCTTTGCGTAAAGTTTATGATCAGATGGCAGAGCCGCGCTGGGTGATTTCGATGGGTTCATGTGCTAATGGTGGCGGATATTACCATTATTCTTATTCTGTTGTACGTGGCTGCGACAGGATTGTACCGGTTGATGTTTATGTTCCTGGCTGCCCGCCGACTGCTGAGGCATTGCTTTACGGCATTATTCAGCTTCAGAATAAAATTAAGCGCACTAATACAATTGCTCGTTAA
- a CDS encoding NADH-quinone oxidoreductase subunit A: MLESYFPILLFVIVGLLVGVGPMLIGWLLAPNHPDSEKLSPYECGFEAFEDARMKFDVRYYLVAILFILFDLEIAFLFPWAVVLNEIGLFGYLAMVIFLGILVVGFVYEWMKGALEWE, from the coding sequence ATGCTAGAAAGTTATTTTCCGATTTTGCTGTTTGTAATCGTCGGTCTGCTGGTAGGCGTTGGGCCTATGCTGATCGGTTGGTTGCTTGCACCAAACCACCCCGACAGTGAGAAGCTTTCTCCTTATGAGTGTGGATTTGAGGCATTCGAGGATGCGCGCATGAAATTCGATGTGCGTTATTATCTCGTCGCTATCCTGTTTATTTTGTTTGATCTGGAAATTGCCTTTCTCTTTCCTTGGGCAGTTGTGCTCAATGAAATTGGTCTGTTCGGATATCTGGCAATGGTTATTTTCCTTGGTATTCTGGTTGTAGGCTTTGTTTATGAGTGGATGAAAGGAGCCTTGGAATGGGAATAG
- the secG gene encoding preprotein translocase subunit SecG, translating to MELVIWVFHVVAAVSVIGLVLLQHGKGADMGAAFGSGASGSVFGSSGSANFLSRATAVLAAVFFATSLGLTYLSSHKSKPVGVMESHQPLTQPAATVNAKPVDATGQINTGNAGSKAREIPN from the coding sequence ATGGAATTAGTAATTTGGGTTTTTCACGTAGTGGCAGCGGTTAGTGTTATTGGCTTGGTGCTATTGCAACATGGTAAAGGCGCCGATATGGGTGCTGCGTTTGGTAGTGGTGCATCTGGCAGCGTGTTTGGCTCCTCTGGCTCAGCAAACTTTTTGAGCAGAGCAACCGCTGTGCTGGCTGCTGTATTTTTTGCAACCAGCCTTGGCTTGACTTATCTATCTAGCCATAAGTCTAAGCCGGTTGGGGTTATGGAGTCGCACCAGCCGCTTACGCAACCTGCTGCAACAGTGAATGCTAAACCGGTCGATGCGACTGGGCAAATTAATACAGGCAACGCCGGGTCAAAAGCCAGGGAAATACCGAATTAA
- the tpiA gene encoding triose-phosphate isomerase, which translates to MREKLVVGNWKMHGNLAQNKALLDAIVPAMAGFKNVGCAVCAPFPYLSQLQSLLQSTNISWGAQNLSEHSKGAFTGEVSAEMLVDFSCTYVIVGHSERRSLYAESDQTVAAKYVAVQQAGMTPILCVGELLEERESGVTEQVVARQLDAVIELAGVASFAKAVVAYEPVWAIGTGKTASPEQAQAVHAFIRSKIAGLDADIAKKLVIQYGGSVKASNAVELFSMSDIDGGLIGGASLIAEEFVAVCKAAQG; encoded by the coding sequence ATGCGGGAAAAGTTGGTAGTTGGTAACTGGAAAATGCATGGTAATCTGGCGCAGAATAAGGCTCTGCTAGATGCTATTGTGCCCGCTATGGCTGGGTTTAAAAATGTTGGTTGCGCAGTTTGTGCACCATTTCCTTACTTGTCACAATTGCAGTCGTTATTGCAAAGCACAAATATATCCTGGGGGGCTCAAAACCTCAGCGAGCATAGTAAAGGTGCATTCACAGGGGAAGTTTCGGCTGAAATGCTGGTTGATTTTTCCTGTACTTATGTGATTGTTGGTCATTCTGAACGTCGTAGTCTGTACGCTGAAAGTGATCAAACTGTTGCAGCCAAGTACGTTGCAGTTCAGCAAGCTGGCATGACGCCCATTCTGTGTGTAGGTGAGTTGCTGGAAGAGCGTGAAAGTGGTGTGACTGAACAGGTTGTGGCGCGGCAGTTGGATGCAGTAATTGAACTGGCTGGTGTAGCATCTTTCGCTAAAGCGGTAGTGGCTTATGAACCTGTATGGGCCATTGGAACGGGAAAAACGGCTTCTCCGGAACAAGCGCAAGCTGTTCATGCCTTCATCCGTTCAAAGATTGCAGGTTTAGATGCGGATATAGCGAAAAAATTAGTCATTCAATATGGTGGCAGCGTCAAGGCATCGAATGCTGTCGAACTTTTTTCAATGAGTGATATTGATGGTGGCCTGATTGGCGGCGCATCTTTGATTGCTGAAGAATTTGTGGCTGTTTGTAAGGCTGCTCAGGGTTAA
- the pstS gene encoding phosphate ABC transporter substrate-binding protein PstS: MKSLLNKSLITTLFITAGLSSASVFAADMTITGAGATFPYPVYAKWAEAYKAKTGVKMNYQSIGSGGGIKQIIAKTVDFGASDKPLTPEDLEKNGLMQFPTVMGGVVPVINLPDIQPGQVKLSGAVLADIFLGKIKKWNEAPIAALNKGVNLPDSAITVVHRSDGSGTTFIFTNYLSKVSPEWKTKVGEEASVSWPAGVGGKGNEGVASYVKQIKGSIGYVEYAYALQSKMSFTQLQNKEGEFVKPEEESFKAAAAGADWEHAPGFYEILTNEPGKKSWPITGATFILMHKTQDKPEAAKAVLKFFDWAYTDGDKMALELDYIPMPDKVVKLIQDAWKKQIKDAGGKAL; the protein is encoded by the coding sequence ATGAAATCTTTATTGAATAAAAGTTTAATCACCACTCTCTTCATTACTGCAGGACTTAGCAGCGCCTCAGTTTTTGCAGCCGATATGACCATTACTGGCGCCGGCGCAACATTCCCTTACCCTGTATACGCCAAATGGGCTGAAGCTTATAAAGCTAAAACCGGTGTTAAAATGAACTACCAATCCATCGGCTCAGGTGGTGGTATCAAACAAATTATCGCTAAAACCGTCGATTTTGGTGCTTCAGACAAACCCCTTACACCAGAGGATCTGGAAAAAAATGGCTTGATGCAATTTCCTACCGTTATGGGTGGCGTAGTTCCAGTAATCAATCTTCCGGATATTCAACCTGGTCAAGTTAAACTCTCTGGTGCAGTATTGGCAGACATTTTTCTGGGCAAAATCAAAAAATGGAACGAAGCGCCAATCGCTGCTTTAAACAAAGGTGTAAACCTGCCTGATTCAGCCATTACCGTTGTGCACCGCTCCGATGGTTCCGGCACTACCTTCATTTTCACAAACTACCTCTCTAAAGTCAGCCCAGAGTGGAAAACCAAAGTAGGTGAAGAAGCCTCAGTATCATGGCCTGCTGGTGTTGGCGGCAAAGGCAACGAAGGCGTGGCATCCTATGTCAAGCAAATCAAAGGCTCTATTGGCTACGTAGAATACGCATATGCACTGCAAAGCAAAATGAGCTTCACGCAGTTACAAAACAAGGAAGGTGAGTTTGTTAAACCTGAGGAAGAGTCTTTCAAAGCTGCTGCAGCAGGAGCTGACTGGGAGCACGCTCCGGGTTTTTACGAAATCCTGACCAACGAGCCTGGTAAAAAAAGCTGGCCTATCACTGGCGCTACCTTTATCCTGATGCATAAAACACAAGACAAGCCAGAAGCAGCCAAAGCGGTGTTAAAATTCTTTGACTGGGCTTACACAGATGGCGACAAAATGGCACTGGAACTGGATTACATTCCCATGCCGGATAAAGTTGTCAAACTCATCCAGGATGCCTGGAAAAAACAGATCAAGGATGCCGGTGGTAAGGCTCTCTAA
- the pstC gene encoding phosphate ABC transporter permease subunit PstC yields the protein MSKLFTDARLKRHQLLDILFRNMTRLFAFLVFAILIGIVISLFIGSLPAMKAFGFGFLFSAEWNPVTEQFGALVPIVGTLVTSVIALLIGVPVSFGIAIFLTELSPRWMKRPLGIAVELLAGIPSIIYGMWGLFVFAPAFAEHVEPWLTEHLGEITLIGPLFQGPPMGIGMLTAGLILAIMVIPFIASVMRDVFEIVPPMLKESAYGLGSTTWEVVRHIVLPYTKMGVVGGVMLGLGRALGETMAVTFVIGNAHELNSSILMPGNSISSALANEFTEAVGELYTSALIELGLILFLITFIVLSLSKLLLAQLTKREGKQT from the coding sequence ATGTCAAAATTATTTACTGACGCTCGCCTCAAAAGACATCAGCTGCTAGACATTCTGTTCCGCAATATGACCAGGCTGTTTGCTTTCCTGGTATTCGCAATCCTGATAGGCATTGTTATCTCATTATTCATTGGCAGTCTTCCTGCAATGAAAGCATTTGGATTTGGCTTTCTGTTCAGCGCTGAATGGAATCCCGTCACTGAACAATTCGGTGCTCTGGTGCCAATTGTAGGTACCCTGGTTACTTCAGTCATTGCTTTACTTATCGGCGTGCCTGTCAGTTTTGGCATTGCCATTTTCCTGACTGAATTATCCCCTCGCTGGATGAAGCGTCCTTTAGGTATCGCAGTTGAACTTCTGGCCGGGATACCCAGTATTATTTATGGCATGTGGGGATTATTTGTATTTGCACCTGCGTTTGCCGAGCATGTTGAGCCATGGCTTACAGAACATTTGGGAGAAATAACGCTTATAGGTCCATTATTCCAAGGGCCACCTATGGGAATCGGCATGCTTACTGCCGGGTTGATTCTGGCCATTATGGTCATTCCATTTATTGCATCTGTGATGCGCGACGTATTTGAAATAGTGCCTCCCATGCTCAAAGAGTCTGCATACGGGTTAGGTTCAACCACATGGGAAGTTGTCAGGCACATTGTTCTACCCTATACGAAAATGGGTGTTGTGGGTGGAGTCATGCTGGGCCTGGGACGTGCATTAGGTGAGACCATGGCCGTCACTTTTGTTATTGGTAACGCACACGAACTGAATTCTTCCATTCTTATGCCAGGAAACAGCATTTCTTCTGCGCTTGCCAATGAGTTTACTGAAGCAGTTGGTGAACTTTATACCTCTGCACTAATTGAATTAGGCCTGATACTGTTTTTGATTACCTTCATAGTATTATCTCTATCCAAATTGCTCTTGGCCCAACTCACCAAGCGTGAAGGCAAACAAACTTAA